A region of Oceanicoccus sp. KOV_DT_Chl DNA encodes the following proteins:
- a CDS encoding class I SAM-dependent methyltransferase has product MSKAYNEMSYVEVAAIYNDINKIPQAAAEDLGRSVAAIIGEGKQILDLGAGAGRISVPIAANTDMIAIDIEHHMQKASRKLAAERKIPITNSVGTILKLPFADNTFDAVITCNVLHQIDCWRCALREAQRVLKPGGQFIIGRDVLDAESIASKLRMASRIMTAGINPDMMPTDAAGPALHEFIKKLGGTIGEETTACEWTEVASGRDILEKMQNRIHNETWSLDTETLTELMAEITPWAEEEFDNLDQPETIQWQFGLMTVTGMA; this is encoded by the coding sequence ATGAGTAAGGCTTACAATGAAATGTCCTATGTCGAAGTAGCGGCGATTTATAACGACATCAATAAGATTCCGCAGGCAGCGGCTGAGGATCTGGGGCGATCAGTTGCGGCGATTATTGGTGAAGGGAAACAGATACTGGATTTGGGCGCTGGAGCGGGGCGTATTTCAGTACCGATTGCAGCTAATACTGACATGATTGCGATTGATATTGAGCATCATATGCAAAAAGCCAGCAGAAAGCTGGCCGCTGAGCGCAAGATCCCGATTACCAATTCAGTTGGTACCATTCTAAAGTTGCCCTTTGCAGATAACACTTTTGATGCGGTGATAACGTGCAACGTGCTACACCAAATTGATTGCTGGCGTTGTGCATTACGTGAAGCGCAGCGGGTGTTAAAACCCGGTGGCCAATTTATTATCGGGCGTGATGTGCTGGATGCAGAATCTATCGCCAGTAAGTTGCGAATGGCGTCCAGAATTATGACCGCCGGAATTAATCCCGACATGATGCCTACTGATGCTGCAGGCCCTGCTTTGCATGAATTTATTAAAAAGTTGGGTGGCACAATCGGTGAGGAAACAACAGCCTGCGAATGGACTGAAGTGGCTTCCGGGCGTGACATTTTAGAAAAAATGCAAAACCGAATTCACAATGAAACCTGGAGCCTGGATACCGAGACCCTGACGGAATTAATGGCAGAAATTACCCCTTGGGCAGAGGAGGAGTTTGACAACCTGGATCAGCCAGAAACCATTCAATGGCAGTTTGGCTTGATGACTGTCACTGGAATGGCGTAA
- a CDS encoding riboflavin synthase subunit alpha: MFTGIVQGSFPIIEVENKPGLISLMIELPLALVEGLAIGASVSTDGVCLTVTAIEQQHVFFDVMQQTLMLTTLGDLKAGDYVNIERSAKQGVEVGGHIISGHVDGTAELVAIEQPENNCFITYRAPEEKMKYIFPKGFVGLNGCSLTVAEVNKKERTFKVCYIPETLRVTTHGNKNIGERVNFEVDRQTQAIVDTVENFLTDNPGLLVGR; encoded by the coding sequence ATGTTTACCGGAATTGTGCAGGGTTCATTTCCCATTATTGAAGTCGAAAATAAACCAGGTTTAATAAGTTTGATGATTGAGCTACCGCTGGCCTTGGTCGAGGGTTTGGCAATTGGTGCAAGCGTGAGTACTGATGGCGTATGTTTGACGGTGACCGCGATTGAACAGCAACATGTTTTTTTTGATGTGATGCAGCAAACTTTAATGCTGACAACTTTGGGAGATTTAAAAGCGGGTGATTATGTAAACATCGAGCGTTCTGCTAAACAAGGCGTTGAAGTGGGTGGTCATATTATTTCCGGTCATGTTGATGGCACTGCAGAGTTAGTAGCGATTGAGCAGCCAGAAAATAATTGCTTTATTACTTATCGCGCACCTGAGGAGAAAATGAAATATATTTTTCCTAAAGGATTTGTAGGGTTGAATGGTTGTAGTTTGACAGTGGCAGAGGTCAATAAAAAAGAACGTACCTTTAAAGTCTGTTATATCCCCGAAACTTTACGGGTAACTACTCATGGCAATAAAAATATAGGTGAGCGGGTAAATTTTGAAGTAGATCGACAAACACAGGCGATTGTCGATACGGTAGAAAATTTCTTAACCGACAATCCAGGGTTATTAGTGGGGCGATAA
- a CDS encoding Trm112 family protein: MRSEKIMNVEKILDVFRCPQCAAKGKGVLTSVKKDWLACDCGRQYPIVEDIPVMLPEEGEKWFKLPVDELPTVTDHNRFIND, from the coding sequence ATGAGAAGTGAGAAAATTATGAATGTTGAAAAAATACTTGATGTTTTTCGTTGTCCCCAATGCGCTGCCAAAGGCAAGGGAGTGTTGACCAGTGTGAAAAAAGATTGGCTGGCATGCGACTGTGGACGCCAGTATCCTATTGTTGAAGATATCCCGGTGATGCTGCCAGAAGAGGGGGAGAAATGGTTTAAGCTCCCCGTAGATGAGTTGCCGACGGTAACTGATCATAATCGATTTATTAATGATTGA
- the lhgO gene encoding L-2-hydroxyglutarate oxidase → MDNRSHDYDYTVIGGGIVGVATAWQLQQQLPTRSVLLIEKEHALAQHQTGHNSGVIHAGVYYQPGSLKADFCQRGAKATIAFCQQHNIAYQQPGKLLVATSALEYQRLLDLQRRCQQNQLEVEYLDQTALQKLEPNINGLAALRVNDTGIVDYKQLTHVMAQRFRQAGGHVQFNTQLQAAKECPDNIQLRTNQGVINSRYVIACSGLQADRTARLFNIDIDFSIIPFRGEYYQLKPQHRNIVKHLIYPIPDPALPFLGVHLTPMIDGNITVGPNAVLGWKREGYQQWNFSITDSAEFLSFAGFWRLSAQQLSSGLSEFKDSLYKRGYLKRVQKYCSQLSLDDLQPYPAGIRAQAVKQDGSLIHDFLFTESPRSLHVCNAPSPAATSAIPISEYIVNKMLTKTGEDINKPD, encoded by the coding sequence TTGGATAATCGATCTCATGATTATGACTACACCGTAATCGGAGGCGGCATTGTCGGCGTCGCTACGGCCTGGCAGTTACAACAGCAGCTACCAACACGTTCAGTTCTATTAATTGAAAAAGAACACGCACTAGCTCAACATCAAACCGGTCATAACAGCGGCGTCATCCACGCTGGTGTTTATTATCAGCCCGGTAGCCTAAAGGCTGATTTCTGTCAGCGCGGCGCAAAAGCTACCATCGCTTTTTGCCAGCAACATAATATTGCTTACCAACAACCCGGTAAATTATTGGTAGCCACCAGCGCGTTGGAATACCAACGCCTGCTTGATTTACAGCGCCGATGCCAACAAAACCAACTCGAAGTTGAATACCTGGACCAAACGGCACTGCAAAAACTTGAACCCAATATCAATGGCTTGGCAGCATTACGGGTGAACGACACCGGTATTGTGGACTACAAGCAGCTCACTCATGTGATGGCTCAGCGATTTCGACAAGCCGGTGGCCACGTGCAATTTAATACGCAATTACAAGCAGCCAAAGAATGTCCTGACAATATTCAACTACGCACGAATCAAGGCGTAATCAACAGCCGATATGTCATTGCCTGTAGCGGCTTACAGGCAGATAGAACTGCACGCTTATTTAATATTGATATCGATTTTTCCATCATTCCATTTCGCGGCGAGTACTATCAATTAAAGCCGCAACATCGCAATATCGTAAAGCATTTAATATATCCAATTCCCGACCCAGCCCTGCCGTTTTTGGGAGTACATCTCACACCTATGATTGATGGCAATATCACTGTAGGTCCCAACGCAGTGCTAGGGTGGAAAAGAGAGGGGTATCAACAGTGGAATTTTTCGATAACAGATAGCGCCGAATTTTTATCCTTTGCTGGCTTCTGGCGTTTAAGCGCGCAGCAACTATCTTCTGGTCTAAGCGAATTTAAAGATAGTTTATATAAACGCGGTTACTTAAAACGCGTACAAAAATACTGCTCGCAGCTGAGCCTTGATGACCTGCAACCTTACCCTGCGGGAATAAGAGCGCAAGCAGTTAAGCAAGACGGAAGCCTAATTCACGACTTTTTGTTTACCGAATCACCACGCAGCTTGCATGTATGTAACGCACCCTCGCCAGCGGCGACATCAGCCATTCCCATCAGTGAATATATTGTCAATAAAATGCTAACAAAAACCGGGGAAGATATTAATAAACCTGACTAG
- a CDS encoding iron-containing alcohol dehydrogenase, with protein sequence MTVSSIYLPRVSRIGAGASGELATVLTELGLSNPLLISDPYMLQCGYVQKLNDQLKRAGFAYGVFTGCVPDPTTDSVSAALNYWEQGQFDCVVALGGGSSIDTAKAVAVLAVHEGEMRDYKAPNPVPVGLPIIAIPTTAGTGSEATRVTVVTDTQTQEKMMCLGVGLMPTAALVDFELTMTMPPRLTADTGIDSLCHAMEAYVSRKANVFTDTIALAAMAAITRHIRTAYQQPDNREAREAMMLAAMQGGIAFSNASVTLIHGMSRPLGAFFHVPHGLSNAMLMPAVTAFSLPGADARYADCARAMGFASVTDNDQQAGRQLLDGLYQLNTDLAVPSPKQFGIDEQEYQRVIVTMAEQALASGSPNNNPLIPQQGQIEQIYQQVWA encoded by the coding sequence GTGACGGTTTCATCTATTTACTTGCCCAGGGTTTCACGTATTGGTGCTGGTGCCAGTGGGGAGCTGGCGACGGTGTTAACGGAGTTGGGCTTAAGCAATCCACTATTGATTAGCGACCCTTATATGCTTCAGTGTGGCTATGTGCAAAAGCTTAATGATCAGCTTAAGCGAGCCGGATTTGCTTATGGTGTTTTTACTGGATGCGTGCCTGATCCCACCACCGACTCCGTGTCAGCAGCGCTCAATTATTGGGAGCAGGGACAATTTGATTGTGTCGTAGCGCTAGGGGGCGGTAGCTCTATCGATACGGCCAAAGCCGTCGCGGTGTTGGCGGTGCATGAAGGTGAAATGCGAGATTATAAAGCGCCCAATCCAGTGCCTGTTGGGCTTCCCATTATTGCTATTCCTACGACTGCCGGTACTGGCTCCGAGGCGACACGGGTGACCGTAGTGACCGATACTCAAACTCAGGAAAAGATGATGTGTTTAGGTGTCGGTTTAATGCCGACTGCGGCCTTGGTCGATTTTGAATTGACCATGACGATGCCGCCGCGGTTAACAGCGGATACCGGTATTGATAGTTTGTGTCATGCGATGGAGGCTTATGTTAGCCGTAAAGCTAACGTTTTTACCGATACCATCGCATTGGCTGCAATGGCGGCTATTACTCGTCACATCCGTACGGCTTATCAGCAGCCTGATAATCGCGAGGCGCGCGAGGCGATGATGTTGGCGGCTATGCAGGGGGGTATCGCATTTTCCAATGCTTCGGTGACGCTAATTCATGGTATGAGCCGCCCGTTGGGTGCTTTTTTCCATGTGCCCCATGGTTTGAGTAACGCGATGTTAATGCCGGCTGTAACCGCTTTTTCTTTACCGGGGGCGGATGCTCGCTATGCTGATTGTGCGCGTGCCATGGGATTTGCTAGCGTGACCGATAATGATCAGCAGGCGGGGCGTCAGTTATTGGATGGTCTTTACCAATTAAATACCGATCTCGCGGTGCCATCACCAAAGCAATTTGGTATTGATGAGCAAGAATATCAGCGCGTCATCGTGACTATGGCTGAGCAGGCTTTGGCATCTGGCTCACCTAATAATAACCCGCTAATTCCACAGCAAGGGCAGATCGAACAAATTTATCAACAAGTGTGGGCTTAG
- a CDS encoding DUF3604 domain-containing protein: MWLTGKKQKPTESSYLAHTYQLITSLFLAASLASAAPTVTEQRSKCQNYAPLKRPLFGDLHVHTSYSFDSYVSSQRNDPWAAYRYAKGQPITLSDADGKQTVTAQIGRPLDFTALTDHAEFLGEMNICTTDPWSLGYWAPLCLLSRSDTFIVQLIGASWWVNLGVADSSKAKERSMVCDFPGEDCEQRLNVFWDNIQQAAEDHYDRSENCSFTTFIGYEYTDAPNYKNLHRNVIFRNERVTASPINTYDTGTNNVPELWRRLRSECIDGDQGCDVLAIPHNANLSGGLMFPDPSTKAEAIDRDFFEPLFEMTQHKSASECRFDRLLGRGVDTEDELCTFEQNKNDTLASLGYLNGKMQSDQGMPVALDDFGRRNMIRNVLKDGLALEQISGINPFKLGFIGSTDTHSATPGGAEEDNYVGHLGRRDSGYRNVQDHFWDNPGGLAVVWAEENSRDAIFESMRNKETYATSGTRPIVRVFGGWDFDPAICDAADLVSQGYANGVPMGGDLGNAPAGTAPIFVVNALKDSGIGQNPGTDLQRIQIIKGWLDSDGRTHEKVFDIAGNANNGASVDPNSCAVIGDGAKQLCAVWKDPEFNSEQRAFYYARILENPSCRWSTMQCQAAGVNPFANDCQTQAEKMNKKYREGSAIGDVFGKCCLAEKDEPYYSPTIQERAWTSPIWYNPGSHRLIR; encoded by the coding sequence ATGTGGTTAACAGGTAAAAAACAAAAGCCGACCGAAAGCAGTTACTTAGCTCACACTTACCAGCTGATTACCTCACTATTTCTCGCTGCATCGCTGGCCTCCGCAGCACCGACAGTGACCGAACAGCGCAGCAAGTGCCAGAATTATGCACCGCTAAAGCGTCCGCTGTTTGGCGATTTACATGTGCATACCAGCTACTCTTTTGACTCTTATGTCTCCAGCCAACGCAATGATCCCTGGGCAGCTTACCGCTACGCCAAGGGCCAGCCCATTACGCTGTCTGATGCCGATGGAAAACAAACCGTCACCGCACAAATTGGACGCCCGCTGGATTTTACCGCGCTTACTGATCACGCCGAGTTTCTAGGCGAAATGAATATATGCACCACCGACCCCTGGTCACTGGGTTATTGGGCTCCACTATGCCTGTTATCACGCAGCGATACTTTTATCGTCCAACTCATTGGTGCCAGTTGGTGGGTCAATCTAGGCGTCGCTGATAGCTCCAAGGCGAAGGAGCGTTCAATGGTTTGCGACTTTCCAGGCGAAGATTGCGAGCAACGGCTCAACGTGTTTTGGGACAATATCCAACAGGCGGCAGAAGACCATTATGACCGCAGCGAAAACTGCAGCTTTACCACTTTTATCGGCTACGAATACACCGACGCCCCCAATTATAAAAACCTGCATCGCAACGTTATCTTTCGCAATGAACGGGTCACCGCCAGCCCCATTAATACCTACGATACTGGCACCAACAATGTGCCCGAACTCTGGCGGCGCTTGCGCAGCGAATGTATTGACGGCGATCAGGGCTGCGATGTGCTAGCCATTCCTCACAATGCCAACCTGAGCGGCGGCTTGATGTTTCCGGACCCAAGCACCAAAGCTGAGGCAATAGATCGCGACTTCTTTGAGCCGCTGTTTGAAATGACCCAGCATAAATCGGCTTCCGAGTGCCGCTTTGATCGACTACTCGGGCGCGGTGTCGATACCGAGGACGAACTGTGTACCTTTGAACAAAACAAGAACGATACCCTCGCCTCTCTTGGCTACCTTAACGGCAAAATGCAATCAGACCAAGGCATGCCCGTTGCTCTCGACGACTTTGGCCGCCGCAATATGATTCGCAACGTCTTAAAAGATGGCCTGGCCCTTGAGCAAATAAGCGGTATTAATCCTTTCAAATTAGGCTTCATTGGTTCCACCGATACCCATAGCGCAACCCCGGGCGGGGCTGAAGAAGATAATTATGTAGGACATTTAGGCCGACGTGATTCCGGCTACCGTAATGTGCAGGATCATTTTTGGGATAACCCCGGTGGTCTAGCCGTGGTATGGGCAGAAGAAAATTCCCGCGATGCTATTTTCGAAAGTATGCGCAACAAAGAAACCTACGCCACCAGCGGTACCCGCCCCATCGTCAGGGTGTTCGGTGGCTGGGATTTTGACCCCGCAATATGTGACGCAGCGGATCTGGTAAGCCAAGGCTATGCTAACGGCGTTCCTATGGGGGGCGACCTCGGCAACGCTCCCGCCGGCACAGCGCCAATATTTGTCGTCAATGCACTAAAAGACAGTGGTATTGGCCAGAATCCCGGCACTGATTTACAGCGAATACAAATTATTAAAGGCTGGCTGGATAGTGATGGCCGAACCCACGAAAAGGTTTTTGATATTGCCGGCAACGCGAATAATGGTGCCAGTGTAGACCCCAATAGTTGCGCAGTAATCGGCGACGGCGCAAAACAATTATGCGCGGTATGGAAAGACCCCGAGTTTAACAGCGAACAGCGCGCCTTTTACTATGCCCGTATTCTAGAGAACCCTAGCTGCCGCTGGAGCACCATGCAATGTCAGGCTGCTGGAGTGAATCCATTCGCCAACGACTGCCAAACACAAGCTGAAAAAATGAATAAAAAATATCGCGAAGGCAGCGCCATCGGCGATGTATTTGGAAAATGCTGTCTGGCCGAAAAAGATGAGCCTTATTATTCGCCAACCATTCAAGAACGGGCCTGGACTTCTCCCATTTGGTATAACCCTGGCTCACATCGACTTATTCGTTAA
- a CDS encoding MAPEG family protein, whose translation MTVPFWCLFISAMMPIVWAWVGGYFRHQQFGRVDNKQPRAQYAQLQGAGARALAAQQNAWEALAVFTAAVCVAHLAGADPEQAAIAAQVFVVARVLHGVFYIADKDALRSIVFIIGLGCSLWLFVMAA comes from the coding sequence GTGACAGTACCTTTTTGGTGTTTATTCATTTCCGCAATGATGCCGATAGTGTGGGCTTGGGTGGGGGGATATTTTCGACACCAACAATTTGGAAGGGTGGATAATAAGCAGCCCCGTGCGCAATATGCGCAGCTGCAAGGAGCAGGGGCCAGGGCACTGGCGGCACAACAAAATGCCTGGGAGGCATTAGCGGTGTTTACTGCTGCAGTATGTGTTGCGCATTTGGCGGGAGCCGATCCTGAGCAGGCGGCAATCGCGGCACAGGTGTTTGTAGTGGCAAGAGTATTACATGGGGTATTTTATATAGCTGATAAAGACGCTTTACGATCAATCGTCTTCATCATCGGACTGGGTTGTAGCTTATGGTTGTTTGTTATGGCTGCCTAA
- a CDS encoding BCD family MFS transporter, with the protein MAVWLDDCHWNGVNVRRSDQTNPGEKVMPAPSKIKGIVQAFQLTLPRAAAGWLFALLTSNFNRIAIYELGIAAVIVTSMLGLYHFLSPFQVIYGRIADRAPIFGLHRTPYIVLGMVLSAVAVALLPYIVIPMAEHPDAIGFIAFPYAAYVAGFLVLIVFGIGFAMAGANHLALVAEVIPERSRGIVTALIWTMLIIGMIASLQFIRGYMPDYDIDTMKSLYFLSVPVVAIVTLLGVIGVEPRRVKGDAVIQNKEQDSHGSLKDFVVAVYHDAAVRNFFLFIFLFQIGYSLQDNILEVFGAEVLNMTVGETGRFQQIWGGGAIVGMFVMGLLVFKGSLSKRNAITLGISGISLSLLMLSYGALNSGSDIVNLSLVIMGFFNGFALVGTLTAMMEFTTESERGAYIGLWGLAIAFANGIASMMGGQLVTLWIESGLMAATSGFALIFVIEALITLSSLWFLWRVAHYSLDKNINRDGMSKAMEADLG; encoded by the coding sequence ATGGCAGTTTGGCTTGATGACTGTCACTGGAATGGCGTAAATGTCAGGCGCTCTGACCAGACCAACCCGGGAGAAAAAGTAATGCCAGCACCATCAAAAATTAAAGGCATCGTGCAGGCATTTCAACTGACTTTACCGCGAGCGGCGGCGGGTTGGTTATTTGCATTGTTAACCAGTAATTTCAATCGAATCGCGATTTACGAATTAGGCATTGCTGCGGTCATCGTCACCAGCATGTTGGGGCTCTATCACTTCTTATCACCTTTTCAGGTAATTTACGGCCGTATCGCCGACCGAGCCCCCATTTTTGGTTTGCACCGTACACCTTATATTGTATTAGGCATGGTGTTGTCAGCAGTAGCGGTAGCGCTGTTACCTTATATTGTCATTCCGATGGCTGAACACCCTGATGCTATTGGTTTTATTGCTTTCCCTTACGCGGCATACGTCGCCGGCTTTTTAGTGTTGATCGTATTCGGTATCGGCTTTGCCATGGCTGGCGCGAACCATTTAGCCCTGGTGGCGGAGGTTATCCCTGAGCGTAGCCGGGGCATAGTGACGGCATTGATCTGGACGATGTTGATTATAGGTATGATTGCTTCGCTGCAATTCATTCGTGGCTATATGCCTGATTATGATATCGATACGATGAAGTCCCTGTACTTTTTATCAGTCCCGGTGGTTGCCATTGTTACGTTGCTTGGGGTGATTGGTGTTGAGCCCAGGCGGGTGAAAGGTGATGCTGTTATTCAGAATAAAGAACAGGATAGTCATGGCAGTTTGAAAGACTTTGTTGTTGCCGTCTATCACGATGCGGCCGTTCGAAATTTTTTCTTGTTTATTTTCTTATTTCAGATTGGCTATAGTTTACAAGACAATATTCTCGAAGTCTTTGGGGCTGAAGTATTGAATATGACCGTTGGTGAAACGGGGCGCTTCCAGCAAATTTGGGGTGGCGGCGCTATTGTCGGCATGTTTGTCATGGGGCTGCTGGTGTTCAAGGGTAGCCTGTCAAAACGTAATGCGATCACTTTGGGTATTAGTGGCATCAGCTTAAGCCTGTTGATGTTGTCCTATGGTGCGCTAAATAGTGGTAGCGATATCGTCAATTTATCGCTGGTCATTATGGGCTTCTTTAACGGTTTTGCCTTGGTTGGCACCTTAACGGCGATGATGGAATTTACCACTGAGTCTGAGCGTGGCGCTTATATCGGCTTGTGGGGGTTAGCTATTGCCTTTGCTAACGGCATAGCGTCAATGATGGGTGGTCAATTAGTGACGCTATGGATTGAAAGCGGGCTGATGGCTGCGACATCCGGCTTCGCGCTGATTTTTGTTATTGAAGCATTGATCACGTTGAGTAGTTTATGGTTTTTATGGCGGGTAGCACACTATTCATTGGATAAAAATATAAATCGCGATGGCATGAGCAAGGCGATGGAAGCAGATTTAGGTTAG
- a CDS encoding BCD family MFS transporter — translation MVVSENRAKIQFTLQKVGIAWSFCLVVSSFNRIAVADLGLPAFLVAFIIGIYTLFGPIQPIIGRMCERWPILGYRRTPYMLLGTLLGGMAFPFMPPVLLAMQAGDPLAYFGCLLLFCAFGICIAMQANVFLDLLNDVTTDETRSRVVTMTWTVQALAMAGWAWVFALLMPVYSPEGMQFMYNLSPVIMLGITVLGLWGLETRLTGEQLLELKRNPPKPVKLLEPMKESIQVIKYNRHAALFFVFIIFSLLSVFLQDMLQEVWAKDLFAMEAGDATIFQRLYNGLQTVGMAACGIFVGVTASKRKKRKEAAGESTANDKTLPMDFGKKLLRIGAGLSLLGFILLAAASYLQNLTLFYICYCFSAFSLGLYVFPSISFMADMTVAGQESKYFGLWSLAQVIGLFLSFTVSGTLYSLFIETGWLDKNIAFALIFILQAVMVLLCYLTVRNVTIEGLQSGARTEINA, via the coding sequence ATGGTTGTTAGTGAAAACAGAGCAAAGATTCAATTTACTTTGCAGAAGGTGGGTATTGCCTGGAGCTTCTGTTTAGTGGTGTCCAGTTTTAACCGTATCGCTGTGGCTGATTTAGGGCTGCCAGCGTTTTTAGTCGCTTTTATTATTGGTATTTATACCTTGTTTGGTCCGATTCAGCCCATTATTGGTCGTATGTGTGAGCGCTGGCCGATATTAGGTTATCGGCGAACCCCTTACATGCTGCTGGGCACATTGCTTGGTGGTATGGCCTTTCCGTTTATGCCTCCAGTATTACTGGCAATGCAAGCTGGAGACCCGTTAGCGTATTTTGGCTGTTTATTATTATTTTGTGCTTTTGGTATTTGTATTGCTATGCAAGCCAATGTTTTTCTCGACTTATTAAATGACGTGACTACAGATGAAACTCGATCAAGAGTGGTCACCATGACGTGGACTGTACAGGCCTTGGCTATGGCTGGGTGGGCATGGGTTTTTGCCTTGTTAATGCCTGTGTATTCACCGGAAGGTATGCAGTTTATGTATAACCTGTCGCCCGTGATTATGTTAGGTATTACAGTGCTGGGTTTGTGGGGATTGGAAACACGTTTGACTGGAGAGCAGTTGCTAGAGCTGAAAAGGAATCCGCCGAAACCGGTAAAATTATTAGAGCCGATGAAAGAGTCCATACAAGTGATTAAATACAATCGGCATGCAGCGTTATTTTTTGTATTTATTATTTTTTCGCTACTATCTGTTTTTTTGCAGGACATGTTACAAGAAGTGTGGGCGAAGGACTTGTTTGCCATGGAGGCCGGTGACGCCACTATTTTTCAGCGTTTGTATAACGGCTTGCAAACCGTAGGGATGGCGGCCTGTGGAATCTTTGTTGGTGTCACCGCAAGTAAACGCAAGAAAAGGAAAGAGGCGGCAGGAGAAAGCACAGCTAATGATAAAACCTTGCCAATGGATTTTGGGAAAAAATTACTGCGTATTGGCGCCGGTTTGTCATTGTTAGGCTTCATTTTGCTGGCAGCAGCATCTTATCTGCAGAATCTGACACTTTTCTATATCTGTTATTGTTTCAGTGCTTTTTCTCTGGGTTTATATGTGTTTCCGTCCATTAGTTTTATGGCAGATATGACAGTCGCAGGACAGGAGAGTAAATATTTCGGTTTGTGGAGTTTAGCCCAGGTTATTGGTTTATTTTTGTCATTTACCGTGAGTGGTACGTTGTATTCCTTATTTATAGAAACCGGTTGGCTGGATAAAAATATTGCCTTCGCTTTAATATTTATCTTGCAGGCGGTGATGGTATTGCTGTGTTATTTGACTGTGCGCAATGTCACCATTGAGGGTTTGCAATCAGGTGCGCGAACTGAAATCAATGCTTAA
- a CDS encoding DUF1289 domain-containing protein, translating into MGFSAELITNNEADKNPCVRNCCLDDGNICMGCGRSLPEILEWHQADYPRQKQISRDAKHRLNQRPKFK; encoded by the coding sequence ATGGGCTTTAGTGCAGAATTGATTACCAATAACGAAGCGGATAAAAACCCCTGTGTTCGCAATTGCTGTCTGGACGACGGCAACATCTGTATGGGCTGCGGCCGCAGCCTGCCCGAAATTCTGGAGTGGCATCAGGCTGACTACCCTAGACAAAAACAAATTAGCCGGGATGCAAAACATAGGCTAAATCAGCGACCAAAGTTCAAATAA